A stretch of Clostridium sp. BJN0001 DNA encodes these proteins:
- the mnmE gene encoding tRNA uridine-5-carboxymethylaminomethyl(34) synthesis GTPase MnmE: MKEFDTIVAVATPIGEGGISIIRISGDKVLEILKKIFVPKNKFNIDAFKTYTMKYGNIINSKNKEIIDDVIVSFMKGPNSYTGENVVEVNCHGGLVATNRVINEIVLCGARMAEPGEFTKRAFLNGKIDLSEAEAVMDIITAKTELAMKSASMQSRGALSKEIHKLRKYLLNVLALIEYAVDFTEDDEDIVDDKMISNIKEGITKTIKRVEELLNSAEEGKILRDGLNVVLVGRPNVGKSSLMNTLLKEKRAIVTDVPGTTRDVIEEYLNFDGIPIKITDTAGIRDTEDKVEKIGVEISIQKIENADFVIHLLDSSDILRDEDIDIIEKIKNKKHITLLNKCDLDRKISDDDIKKLGKTIEISAKTGFGVDNLKQYIKELFFKGEINSESLIISNTRHKEALFRTDENCRKALEKLENNEYLDLISIYITAAMKSLGEITGDELEEDLLNKIFSEFCVGK, translated from the coding sequence ATGAAAGAATTTGATACCATAGTAGCAGTAGCTACACCGATAGGGGAAGGCGGAATATCGATAATTAGAATTTCTGGTGACAAAGTTTTAGAAATACTTAAAAAAATATTTGTTCCCAAAAATAAATTTAATATAGATGCGTTTAAAACTTATACAATGAAATATGGAAACATTATTAATTCTAAAAATAAAGAAATTATTGATGATGTTATAGTAAGTTTTATGAAAGGTCCTAATAGTTATACAGGAGAAAATGTTGTTGAAGTAAATTGTCATGGTGGACTTGTAGCAACCAACAGAGTTATAAATGAAATAGTTTTATGTGGTGCCAGAATGGCAGAACCAGGAGAATTTACTAAAAGAGCCTTTCTAAATGGGAAAATAGATTTAAGTGAAGCAGAGGCTGTTATGGATATAATAACAGCTAAAACTGAGCTTGCAATGAAGTCTGCATCTATGCAAAGTAGAGGGGCTTTATCAAAAGAAATACATAAACTTAGAAAGTATCTTTTAAATGTTCTTGCGCTTATTGAGTATGCAGTTGATTTTACAGAAGATGATGAAGATATAGTTGATGATAAAATGATATCTAATATAAAAGAAGGCATAACAAAAACAATAAAGAGAGTTGAAGAACTTTTAAATAGTGCAGAAGAAGGAAAAATATTAAGAGATGGTCTTAATGTAGTTCTTGTTGGAAGACCTAATGTTGGAAAATCATCACTTATGAATACGCTTTTAAAAGAAAAAAGAGCTATTGTTACAGATGTTCCTGGAACCACAAGAGATGTTATTGAGGAATATCTTAATTTTGATGGAATTCCAATAAAAATTACTGATACCGCAGGTATCAGAGATACTGAAGATAAGGTTGAAAAAATTGGTGTTGAAATCTCTATTCAAAAAATAGAGAATGCTGATTTTGTAATACATCTTTTAGATTCTTCTGATATTTTACGAGATGAAGATATTGATATAATTGAAAAAATAAAAAATAAGAAGCATATCACACTTTTAAATAAATGCGATCTTGACAGAAAGATATCTGATGATGATATTAAGAAACTCGGAAAAACTATTGAAATTTCTGCTAAGACAGGATTTGGTGTTGATAATTTAAAACAATATATAAAAGAATTATTTTTTAAAGGTGAAATAAATTCTGAAAGTCTTATTATATCAAATACAAGACATAAGGAAGCTTTATTTAGGACAGATGAGAACTGTAGAAAAGCACTAGAAAAACTTGAGAATAATGAGTATCTTGATTTAATATCTATATATATTACTGCTGCAATGAAATCACTTGGAGAGATTACTGGTGATGAACTTGAAGAAGATCTATTAAATAAAATATTTAGTGAATTTTGCGTAGGAAAGTAG
- the jag gene encoding RNA-binding cell elongation regulator Jag/EloR: MEYVETEGKTIDEAIEKALEELKTEKEYVNIDVIDHGSKGIFNVIGVRPVKIRVSLKYDYINAVKDFLTKVLKAMDIKSDVLITEKDNILNVVLSGENMGIIIGYRGETLDSLQYLVSIVANKCHDIPHKKVILDTENYRNKREVTLKNLAVKTAHKVLTLKKTIKLEPMNAYERRIIHSALSDNDSVCTYSQGNEPYRRVVIDLRK, from the coding sequence ATGGAATATGTTGAAACAGAGGGAAAAACTATCGATGAAGCTATAGAAAAAGCGCTTGAAGAACTAAAGACAGAGAAAGAATATGTTAACATAGATGTGATCGATCATGGTTCTAAGGGTATTTTCAATGTGATCGGAGTAAGACCTGTTAAAATACGAGTTTCTCTAAAATATGATTATATTAATGCAGTAAAAGATTTTTTAACTAAAGTTTTAAAAGCTATGGATATCAAATCTGATGTATTAATAACTGAAAAAGATAATATACTAAATGTTGTATTATCTGGAGAAAACATGGGTATAATAATAGGTTACAGAGGAGAAACATTAGATTCTCTTCAATATCTTGTTTCGATAGTCGCTAATAAATGTCATGATATTCCACATAAGAAAGTGATACTAGATACAGAGAATTATAGGAATAAGCGAGAAGTTACTTTAAAAAATCTTGCAGTTAAGACTGCACATAAAGTTTTAACGTTAAAAAAAACTATTAAACTCGAACCTATGAATGCGTACGAAAGAAGAATAATTCATTCTGCTCTTTCAGATAATGATTCTGTTTGTACATATAGTCAAGGAAATGAACCTTATAGAAGAGTAGTAATTGATTTAAGGAAATAA
- the yidC gene encoding membrane protein insertase YidC, protein MFNKIIDFMAQIFESLHSMIQEFGVSDIGASYVLAIFVFTLIVRIIILPFYIKSANSTKGMQKIQPQLVKIKEKYSDNPQKLQEETMKLYKDNNVSLTGGCLPMLLPFPILMALYYVFFRIDGINGASFLWIKDLGSADQWFILPVIAALSTYFPSYLMTKSQPSQAEGQPSMNMGMTNVIMSVVMGVMALNFKSILVLYWIIGNVIQLVQTYFLNYKPAMKEQKEIDKQVSEYEKAKPKKFEMTSDKPKNLASTKKKNKK, encoded by the coding sequence GTGTTTAATAAAATAATAGATTTTATGGCTCAAATATTTGAATCTCTTCATTCAATGATTCAAGAATTTGGAGTTTCTGATATTGGAGCATCATATGTATTGGCGATATTTGTATTTACTTTGATTGTAAGAATTATAATATTGCCATTTTATATTAAATCAGCAAATTCTACTAAAGGAATGCAAAAAATTCAGCCACAACTTGTAAAAATAAAAGAAAAATATTCAGATAATCCACAGAAATTACAAGAAGAAACAATGAAACTTTATAAAGACAATAATGTAAGTTTAACAGGTGGATGTTTGCCTATGCTTCTTCCATTTCCTATATTGATGGCTTTATATTATGTATTCTTTAGAATAGATGGAATTAATGGAGCATCATTTTTGTGGATAAAAGACTTAGGTTCTGCAGATCAGTGGTTTATATTACCAGTAATTGCAGCTTTATCTACTTATTTCCCATCATATCTTATGACAAAATCTCAGCCATCTCAAGCAGAAGGTCAGCCTTCTATGAACATGGGAATGACTAATGTAATAATGTCAGTTGTAATGGGAGTAATGGCACTTAATTTCAAATCGATATTAGTTTTATACTGGATAATCGGTAATGTAATCCAGTTAGTTCAAACATATTTTTTAAATTACAAACCAGCAATGAAAGAGCAGAAAGAAATTGATAAGCAGGTTAGTGAATACGAAAAAGCAAAACCTAAAAAGTTTGAGATGACTTCTGATAAGCCTAAAAATTTAGCAAGTACAAAGAAAAAAAATAAAAAATAA
- the yidD gene encoding membrane protein insertion efficiency factor YidD yields the protein MKKILLSLIKLYRRNISPSKQPCCRFVPTCSQYALDAIEKYGALKGGFMAIYRILRCNPLCKGGYDPVK from the coding sequence ATGAAGAAAATATTATTGAGTCTAATTAAATTATATAGAAGAAATATTTCACCATCAAAACAGCCATGTTGTAGATTTGTACCTACATGTTCTCAATATGCATTGGATGCTATAGAAAAGTATGGTGCATTAAAAGGTGGATTTATGGCCATATATAGAATATTAAGGTGTAATCCTTTATGCAAAGGTGGCTATGACCCCGTAAAGTAA